A single Vigna radiata var. radiata cultivar VC1973A chromosome 8, Vradiata_ver6, whole genome shotgun sequence DNA region contains:
- the LOC106769819 gene encoding late embryogenesis abundant protein At3g53040: protein MASGQHQDRAEAASKIASKELEQANRERARDDVGVVDEVSVVDQQHDQDQEKRGVIGSMLKAVQEAVAGKKESVPAKAHTTEVIHDVNIQPDDETAGEVRDISVSKNPGIYDSLATDETGSKAGEYADYAAQKAKETKDAAMEKAGEYTDYASQKAKEAKDKTMEKGGEYKDYAAEKAKEGKDATVNKMGEYKDYTVEKTKEGKDSAMEKLGELKDSAADAAKRAVEYLSGKKEETKEKLSESAEVAKNKAAATAETAKNKAAETADAAKNKTAETAEAAKNKGREMKDKAAETAEAAKNKASETAEAAKNKTAETADAAKNKTAETADAAKNKTAETTEAAKNKGREMKDKAAETAEAAKNKTAETAEAAKNKTAETNEAAKNKAVEMKDKAAQSAEAAKNKTSETTDAARYKALEMKDKAAERAWERTNKENVRGGDADARRKMEELRLHDKGFKDFSEGRGDNNKVVMKVEESRPGAMAETLKAADQMAAQTFNDVGRLDEEGVVRKK from the exons ATGGCATCGGGGCAACATCAGGATCGAGCTGAGGCAGCTTCGAAAATTGCTTCCAAAGAGCTTGAACAAGCCAACAGAGAGAGAGCGCGTGATGATGTGGGCGTTGTGGATGAAGTCAGTGTTGTGGATCAGCAACACGATCAAGATCAAGAAAAGCGTGGTGTGATAGGGTCCATGTTAAAGGCGGTGCAAGAGGCTGTGGCTGGGAAGAAAGAATCAGTTCCTGCGAAAGCACACACCACAGAGGTGATTCATGATGTTAATATCCAACCCGATGACGAGACTGCTGGGGAAGTGAGAGACATATCAGTATCCAAGAATCCTGGGATCTACGATTCTTTAGCCACGGACGAAACCGGTTCCAAGGCTGGTGAATACGCAGATTATGCTGCCCAGAAGGCGAAGGAAACAAAGGATGCAGCAATGGAAAAAGCTGGAGAGTACACAGATTATGCTTCTCAGAAGGCGAAGGAAGCGAAGGACAAGACTATGGAGAAGGGTGGGGAGTATAAGGATTACGCTGCTGAGAAGGCGAAGGAAGGAAAAGATGCTACGGTGAATAAGATGGGAGAGTACAAGGACTACACTGTGGAGAAGACGAAAGAAGGGAAAGACAGTGCTATGGAGAAGCTTGGGGAGCTGAAGGATTCTGCTGCGGATGCTGCTAAGAGGGCTGTGGAATACTTGAGCGGCAAGAAAGAGGAAACCAAAGAGAAGCTCTCGGAATCCGCCGAGGTCGCAAAGAACAAGGCTGCGGCGACGGCAGAGACGGCCAAGAACAAGGCTGCCGAGACTGCTGATGCAGCGAAGAACAAGACTGCCGAGACGGCTGAGGCAGCTAAGAACAAGGGTAGGGAGATGAAGGACAAGGCTGCAGAAACTGCGGAGGCAGCAAAGAACAAGGCTTCAGAAACTGCGGAGGCAGCAAAGAACAAGACTGCAGAAACTGCTGATGCAGCGAAGAACAAGACTGCAGAAACTGCTGATGCAGCGAAGAACAAGACTGCTGAAACGACTGAGGCAGCAAAGAACAAGGGAAGGGAGATGAAGGACAAGGCTGCAGAAACTGCTGAGGCAGCGAAGAACAAGACTGCAGAAACTGCTGAGGCAGCGAAGAACAAGACTGCTGAAACGAATGAGGCAGCGAAGAATAAGGCTGTGGAGATGAAAGACAAGGCTGCACAAAGTGCAGAGGCAGCAAAGAACAAGACTTCAGAAACAACTGATGCTGCGAGGTATAAGGCTCTTGAGATGAAGGACAAGGCTGCGGAAAGGGCTTGGGAGAGAACCAACAAG GAGAATGTGAGAGGTGGAGATGCAGATGCAAGGAGGAAAATGGAGGAGCTAAGGCTACATGATAAAGGGTTCAAAGATTTTTCTGAGGGACGAGGAGATAATAATAAGGTGGTGATGAAAGTGGAAGAAAGTCGACCAGGGGCAATGGCGGAAACACTTAAAGCAGCGGATCAGATGGCAGCGCAGACCTTCAACGATGTGGGACGCTTGGATGAAGAGGGGGTCGTAAGAAAGAAATGA